From a region of the Syngnathus typhle isolate RoL2023-S1 ecotype Sweden linkage group LG12, RoL_Styp_1.0, whole genome shotgun sequence genome:
- the ulk1b gene encoding serine/threonine-protein kinase ULK1 isoform X2, with product MRHSFSLTETASSVYLVMEYCNGGDLADYLHSKGTLSEDTIRVFLQQIAGAMRVLQAKGIIHRDLKPQNILLSYSPGRKSHSNNTCIKIADFGFARYLQNNMMAATLCGSPMYMAPEVIMSQNYDAKADLWSIGTIVFQCLTGKAPFQASSPQDLRMFYEKNKNLSPNIPRETSSHLRHLLRGLLQRNHKDRMDFDEFFSHPFLEATTSSIKKTTPTVTMTCFPSSASASSCSSSSTSHLASPPQSLGDAPQHLRAKALASPTQEATGFLKDSSGGGGSSKNSSSCDTDDFVIVPAHFNTAELTSESKVLQDSLMNSGSLLASGLCAQAKSPPHSPSYSGSPSRVRPGESSGSNYAGPSGNHGHSLPIPVPTQVHNYQRLEQHIYTAKQEGSPRFSTPVHRCSSGSPLGFARTGPSPPYGTVATTRRLSMGGARPFQFSPQAAQHAESRPTTQKHSPVAAGLGTRLHSAPCLLECTTGCGRQKIRKQHSDPVVVPAAGLMTVRPLHSSPRLSELMQRSPLPTILGSPSRTMPPFEFPKQPSSPNLVNFLTQQGLVVGSPSSRTVQMEPRDAGQLAPTQCAQPSHCVHRMNDDGRGFGRSQSAGFLSDMLLMAAFGTGGAVCDRGSTENMACEKAIDIAVPSGGHLCTAPGSCSPAQVVFTIGSPPSSGTPPQACRQRKYSGSFASVSPAGSFNSRHPQTAACGDGFDPSSSPRYHFFDPITANMGGRITFEAPELPEETLMEQEHTDTVQSLRFTLDFAYCLMEVAGARGIASTGGPPDAAQPHLQQQSLVADQISSLSREWSHAEQLVLYLKTAELLSAAIQTAMERVKQGKLYPSSTVKQVVRRLNDLYKSSVASCRSLSTRLECFFSKKHRLMDKISSITAERLLFSHAVQMVQSAALDEMFHQGEASVHRYHKALLLMEGLSMLLTEQEDILSVSKCKECIERRLTALQSGLCV from the exons ATGAGGCACTCATTTAGTCTTACA gaAACTGCAAGCTCAGTGTACCTAGTGATGGAG TACTGTAACGGCGGTGACCTTGCCGACTACCTACACT CAAAGGGCACGCTGAGCGAGGACACCATCCGGGTTTTCCTGCAGCAGATTGCAGGCGCCATGCGGGTCCTGCAGGCTAAAGGCATCATCCACAGGGACCTGAAACCTCAGAACATCCTGCTCTCCTACTCGCCAGGACGGAAATCGCACTCCAACAATACCTGCATCAAAATTG CGGACTTTGGGTTTGCCAGGTACCTTCAGAACAACATGATGGCAGCAACTCTCTGCGGGTCACCTATGTACATG GCACCCGAGGTCATCATGTCCCAAAACTACGACGCCAAGGCCgacttgtggagcatcgggaCCATCGTGTTCCAGTGCCTGACTGGAAAGGCGCCTTTCCAG GCCAGCAGCCCCCAGGATCTTAGGATGTTTTACGAGAAAAACAAGAACCTCAGCCCCAA CATTCCCCGAGAGACTTCCAGCCATTTGAGGCATCTGTTACGAGGCCTGCTGCAGCGCAATCACAAGGACCGCATGGACTTTG ATGAGTTTTTTTCTCATCCCTTCTTGGAAGCCACCACCTCGTCCATAAAAAAGA CAACTCCAACAGTGACCATGACCTGCTTCCCGAGTTCTGCTTCTGCCAGCTCTTGCAGCAGTTCCTCCACCTCGCACCTGGCTTCTCCACCG CAATCGCTTGGTGATGCGCCGCAGCATTTGCGTGCCAAAGCGTTGGCCTCCCCCACCCAGGAGGCCACCGGCTTTCTCAAGGATTCGTCCGGAGGAGGCGGCAGCAGCAAGAATTCCTCCTCCTGCGACACGGACGACTTTGTCATCGTGCCCGCTCACTTCAACA CGGCTGAGCTGACGAGCGAGAGCAAAGTGCTGCAGGACAGTCTGATGAACAGCGG CTCTCTCCTGGCGTCTGGCTTATGCGCCCAAGCCAAATCGCCACCGCACTCGCCGTCTTATAGTGGCTCTCCGAGTCGTGTCAG GCCCGGCGAGTCCTCGGGTAGTAACTATGCTGGTCCAAGTGGAAACCACGGTCACTCCCTGCCAATCCCAGTTCCCACTCAGGTGCACAACTACCAGCGCTTGGAGCAGCATATTTATACGGCCAAACAGGAAGGCTCGCCCCG GTTCTCCACCCCGGTGCATCGTTGCAGCAGCGGAAGTCCGCTGGGCTTTGCGaggaccgggccttccccacctTACGGAACCGTGGCCACCACCCGAAGGCTCTCAATGGGCGGAGCGAGACCATTTCAATTTTCCCCTCAAG CGGCTCAGCATGCCGAATCTAGGCCGACGACTCAGAAACACTCCCCGGTCGCGGCAGGATTGGGCACGCGCCTCCACAGCGCCCCCTGTCTTTTAGAATGCACCACCGGCTGCGGCAGACAAAAGATCCGTAAGCAGCACTCGGACCCGGTGGTGGTCCCGGCTGCCGGCTTGATGACAGTTCGCCCGCTGCACTCGTCCCCCCGCCTCAGTGAGCTGATGCAGCGGAGCCCGCTGCCCACCATCCTGGGCTCCCCCTCGAGG ACTATGCCCCCTTTcgaattccccaaacaacccaGCTCTCCAAACCTTGTCAACTTCCTGACGCAGCAGGGTTTGGTAGTGGGCTCGCCTAGCAGCAGGACTGTGCAAATGGAGCCCAGAGATGCTGGACAGCTAGCGCCCACGCAGTGCGCTCAGCCTTCACACTGCGTCCACAGGATGAACGACGACGGCAGGGGATTTGGAAG ATCTCAGAGCGCCGGCTTCCTGTCCGACATGTTGCTGATGGCAGCCTTCGGGACGGGCGGAGCAGTGTGTGACCGAGGCAGCACAGAGAACATGGCCTGTGAAAAAGCTATCGACATAGCAG TGCCCTCAGGTGGTCATCTGTGTACTGCTCCGGGCTCCTGCAGCCCAGCGCAGGTGGTCTTCACCATCGGCTCGCCTCCCAGCAGCGGCACCCCGCCACAGGCCTGCAGACAGAGGAAATACTCAG GCTCGTTCGCATCGGTCAGCCCGGCAGGCTCCTTCAACAGCCGCCATCCCCAGACAGCCGCCTGCGGCGACGGCTTTGACCCCTCTTCCAGCCCCCGTTACCACTTCTTCGATCCCATCACGGCCAACATGGGCGGCCGTATCACCTTCGAGGCCCCCGAGCTGCCTGAGGAGACCCTTATGGAG CAGGAGCACACCGACACCGTTCAGAGCCTGCGCTTCACGCTGGATTTCGCTTACTGTCTGATGGAGGTGGCCGGGGCCCGTGGCATCGCATCCACGGGGGGTCCGCCTGATGCCGCTCAGCCTCACTTACAGCAGCAGAGCCTGGTGGCAGATCAGATAAGCTCGCTGAGCCGAGAGTGGAG CCACGCGGAACAGCTGGTCCTGTACCTCAAGACGGCAGAACTCTTGTCTGCCGCCATACAAACAGCCATGGAGCGAGTCAAACAAGGCAAACTTTACCCGTCTTCGACGGTCAAACAAG TCGTGAGGAGGCTGAACGACTTGTACAAGTCCAGCGTGGCGTCGTGCCGCTCACTCAGCACACGTCtggagtgcttcttttccaaaaAACACAGACTAATGGACAAAATCAGCTCCATAACGGCTGAGAGGCTGCTCTTTAGCCACGCCGTGCAGATG GTTCAGTCCGCTGCTCTGGATGAGATGTTCCACCAGGGGGAGGCATCAGTCCACCGCTACCACAAAGCCCTCCTGCTGATGGAGGGCCTCTCCATGCTTCTCACCGAACAGGAAGACATACTCAGCGTGAGCAAAT GTAAAGAGTGTATCGAGCGGCGCCTCACCGCCTTGCAGTCCGGGCTCTgcgtttga
- the ulk1b gene encoding serine/threonine-protein kinase ULK1 isoform X1, giving the protein METVGRFEFSRKDLIGHGAFAVVFKGRNREKHDWEVAVKCINKKNLAKSQTLLGKEIKILKELKHENIVALLDFQETASSVYLVMEYCNGGDLADYLHSKGTLSEDTIRVFLQQIAGAMRVLQAKGIIHRDLKPQNILLSYSPGRKSHSNNTCIKIADFGFARYLQNNMMAATLCGSPMYMAPEVIMSQNYDAKADLWSIGTIVFQCLTGKAPFQASSPQDLRMFYEKNKNLSPNIPRETSSHLRHLLRGLLQRNHKDRMDFDEFFSHPFLEATTSSIKKTTPTVTMTCFPSSASASSCSSSSTSHLASPPQSLGDAPQHLRAKALASPTQEATGFLKDSSGGGGSSKNSSSCDTDDFVIVPAHFNTAELTSESKVLQDSLMNSGSLLASGLCAQAKSPPHSPSYSGSPSRVRPGESSGSNYAGPSGNHGHSLPIPVPTQVHNYQRLEQHIYTAKQEGSPRFSTPVHRCSSGSPLGFARTGPSPPYGTVATTRRLSMGGARPFQFSPQAAQHAESRPTTQKHSPVAAGLGTRLHSAPCLLECTTGCGRQKIRKQHSDPVVVPAAGLMTVRPLHSSPRLSELMQRSPLPTILGSPSRTMPPFEFPKQPSSPNLVNFLTQQGLVVGSPSSRTVQMEPRDAGQLAPTQCAQPSHCVHRMNDDGRGFGRSQSAGFLSDMLLMAAFGTGGAVCDRGSTENMACEKAIDIAVPSGGHLCTAPGSCSPAQVVFTIGSPPSSGTPPQACRQRKYSGSFASVSPAGSFNSRHPQTAACGDGFDPSSSPRYHFFDPITANMGGRITFEAPELPEETLMEQEHTDTVQSLRFTLDFAYCLMEVAGARGIASTGGPPDAAQPHLQQQSLVADQISSLSREWSHAEQLVLYLKTAELLSAAIQTAMERVKQGKLYPSSTVKQVVRRLNDLYKSSVASCRSLSTRLECFFSKKHRLMDKISSITAERLLFSHAVQMVQSAALDEMFHQGEASVHRYHKALLLMEGLSMLLTEQEDILSVSKCKECIERRLTALQSGLCV; this is encoded by the exons ATGGAGACGGTGGGGAGATTCGAGTTCAGTCGGAAGGACCTGATAGGACATGGCGCATTTGCGGTCGTCTTTAAAGGCAGGAATCGGGAG AAACATGACTGGGAGGTGGCAGTCAAATGCATCAATAAGAAAAACCTGGCCAAATCTCAAACACTGCTGGGGAAGGAGATTAAAATACTCAAG GAACTCAAGCATGAAAACATTGTCGCATTACTGGACTTTCAG gaAACTGCAAGCTCAGTGTACCTAGTGATGGAG TACTGTAACGGCGGTGACCTTGCCGACTACCTACACT CAAAGGGCACGCTGAGCGAGGACACCATCCGGGTTTTCCTGCAGCAGATTGCAGGCGCCATGCGGGTCCTGCAGGCTAAAGGCATCATCCACAGGGACCTGAAACCTCAGAACATCCTGCTCTCCTACTCGCCAGGACGGAAATCGCACTCCAACAATACCTGCATCAAAATTG CGGACTTTGGGTTTGCCAGGTACCTTCAGAACAACATGATGGCAGCAACTCTCTGCGGGTCACCTATGTACATG GCACCCGAGGTCATCATGTCCCAAAACTACGACGCCAAGGCCgacttgtggagcatcgggaCCATCGTGTTCCAGTGCCTGACTGGAAAGGCGCCTTTCCAG GCCAGCAGCCCCCAGGATCTTAGGATGTTTTACGAGAAAAACAAGAACCTCAGCCCCAA CATTCCCCGAGAGACTTCCAGCCATTTGAGGCATCTGTTACGAGGCCTGCTGCAGCGCAATCACAAGGACCGCATGGACTTTG ATGAGTTTTTTTCTCATCCCTTCTTGGAAGCCACCACCTCGTCCATAAAAAAGA CAACTCCAACAGTGACCATGACCTGCTTCCCGAGTTCTGCTTCTGCCAGCTCTTGCAGCAGTTCCTCCACCTCGCACCTGGCTTCTCCACCG CAATCGCTTGGTGATGCGCCGCAGCATTTGCGTGCCAAAGCGTTGGCCTCCCCCACCCAGGAGGCCACCGGCTTTCTCAAGGATTCGTCCGGAGGAGGCGGCAGCAGCAAGAATTCCTCCTCCTGCGACACGGACGACTTTGTCATCGTGCCCGCTCACTTCAACA CGGCTGAGCTGACGAGCGAGAGCAAAGTGCTGCAGGACAGTCTGATGAACAGCGG CTCTCTCCTGGCGTCTGGCTTATGCGCCCAAGCCAAATCGCCACCGCACTCGCCGTCTTATAGTGGCTCTCCGAGTCGTGTCAG GCCCGGCGAGTCCTCGGGTAGTAACTATGCTGGTCCAAGTGGAAACCACGGTCACTCCCTGCCAATCCCAGTTCCCACTCAGGTGCACAACTACCAGCGCTTGGAGCAGCATATTTATACGGCCAAACAGGAAGGCTCGCCCCG GTTCTCCACCCCGGTGCATCGTTGCAGCAGCGGAAGTCCGCTGGGCTTTGCGaggaccgggccttccccacctTACGGAACCGTGGCCACCACCCGAAGGCTCTCAATGGGCGGAGCGAGACCATTTCAATTTTCCCCTCAAG CGGCTCAGCATGCCGAATCTAGGCCGACGACTCAGAAACACTCCCCGGTCGCGGCAGGATTGGGCACGCGCCTCCACAGCGCCCCCTGTCTTTTAGAATGCACCACCGGCTGCGGCAGACAAAAGATCCGTAAGCAGCACTCGGACCCGGTGGTGGTCCCGGCTGCCGGCTTGATGACAGTTCGCCCGCTGCACTCGTCCCCCCGCCTCAGTGAGCTGATGCAGCGGAGCCCGCTGCCCACCATCCTGGGCTCCCCCTCGAGG ACTATGCCCCCTTTcgaattccccaaacaacccaGCTCTCCAAACCTTGTCAACTTCCTGACGCAGCAGGGTTTGGTAGTGGGCTCGCCTAGCAGCAGGACTGTGCAAATGGAGCCCAGAGATGCTGGACAGCTAGCGCCCACGCAGTGCGCTCAGCCTTCACACTGCGTCCACAGGATGAACGACGACGGCAGGGGATTTGGAAG ATCTCAGAGCGCCGGCTTCCTGTCCGACATGTTGCTGATGGCAGCCTTCGGGACGGGCGGAGCAGTGTGTGACCGAGGCAGCACAGAGAACATGGCCTGTGAAAAAGCTATCGACATAGCAG TGCCCTCAGGTGGTCATCTGTGTACTGCTCCGGGCTCCTGCAGCCCAGCGCAGGTGGTCTTCACCATCGGCTCGCCTCCCAGCAGCGGCACCCCGCCACAGGCCTGCAGACAGAGGAAATACTCAG GCTCGTTCGCATCGGTCAGCCCGGCAGGCTCCTTCAACAGCCGCCATCCCCAGACAGCCGCCTGCGGCGACGGCTTTGACCCCTCTTCCAGCCCCCGTTACCACTTCTTCGATCCCATCACGGCCAACATGGGCGGCCGTATCACCTTCGAGGCCCCCGAGCTGCCTGAGGAGACCCTTATGGAG CAGGAGCACACCGACACCGTTCAGAGCCTGCGCTTCACGCTGGATTTCGCTTACTGTCTGATGGAGGTGGCCGGGGCCCGTGGCATCGCATCCACGGGGGGTCCGCCTGATGCCGCTCAGCCTCACTTACAGCAGCAGAGCCTGGTGGCAGATCAGATAAGCTCGCTGAGCCGAGAGTGGAG CCACGCGGAACAGCTGGTCCTGTACCTCAAGACGGCAGAACTCTTGTCTGCCGCCATACAAACAGCCATGGAGCGAGTCAAACAAGGCAAACTTTACCCGTCTTCGACGGTCAAACAAG TCGTGAGGAGGCTGAACGACTTGTACAAGTCCAGCGTGGCGTCGTGCCGCTCACTCAGCACACGTCtggagtgcttcttttccaaaaAACACAGACTAATGGACAAAATCAGCTCCATAACGGCTGAGAGGCTGCTCTTTAGCCACGCCGTGCAGATG GTTCAGTCCGCTGCTCTGGATGAGATGTTCCACCAGGGGGAGGCATCAGTCCACCGCTACCACAAAGCCCTCCTGCTGATGGAGGGCCTCTCCATGCTTCTCACCGAACAGGAAGACATACTCAGCGTGAGCAAAT GTAAAGAGTGTATCGAGCGGCGCCTCACCGCCTTGCAGTCCGGGCTCTgcgtttga